A genomic region of Microlunatus sagamiharensis contains the following coding sequences:
- a CDS encoding NADP-dependent oxidoreductase, translated as MRALVYESYGSPAEVLHVGEAPEPHAGPGQVRVRVRAAGVNPVDWKLMGGAMAGGAPLEDPVVPGFDAAGTVDEVGEGVTGVAVGDEVLGLGSGAQAELSVLWAWAPKPAEIDWSVAAAAPTAVETTERALRLVGVEPGQIVFVDGGAGGVGAVAVQMAVAQGLTVVASASEANQGYLRELGATPVVYGDGLVERVRAAAPGGVDVVYDVAGKTPVEDLLALAPQPGKVVSIANFTLPQHGGISTGGGQPGERRGPESMALAADLLRRNAVVIKVQTFPYERAAEAYATSTSGHVRGKLVLLP; from the coding sequence ATGCGCGCGCTGGTCTACGAGTCCTACGGCAGCCCCGCGGAGGTGCTGCACGTCGGCGAGGCGCCCGAGCCGCACGCCGGGCCGGGCCAGGTGCGCGTCCGGGTCCGGGCCGCCGGCGTCAACCCGGTCGACTGGAAGCTGATGGGTGGCGCCATGGCCGGCGGTGCGCCGCTCGAGGACCCGGTCGTGCCCGGCTTCGACGCGGCCGGCACGGTCGACGAGGTGGGCGAGGGCGTGACCGGCGTCGCCGTCGGCGACGAGGTCCTCGGGCTGGGCAGCGGGGCGCAGGCCGAGCTGTCGGTGCTGTGGGCGTGGGCGCCCAAGCCGGCCGAGATCGACTGGAGCGTCGCCGCGGCCGCCCCGACCGCGGTCGAGACCACCGAGCGGGCCCTGCGGCTCGTCGGGGTCGAGCCGGGCCAGATCGTCTTCGTCGACGGCGGGGCCGGCGGCGTCGGGGCGGTCGCGGTGCAGATGGCGGTGGCCCAGGGCCTGACCGTGGTCGCCTCGGCGAGCGAGGCCAACCAGGGCTACCTGCGCGAGCTCGGCGCCACGCCGGTCGTCTACGGCGACGGCCTCGTCGAGCGGGTGCGGGCGGCCGCGCCGGGCGGCGTGGACGTCGTCTACGACGTGGCCGGCAAGACTCCCGTCGAGGACCTCCTCGCCCTGGCCCCGCAGCCCGGCAAGGTCGTCTCCATCGCCAACTTCACGCTGCCCCAGCACGGCGGCATCAGCACCGGCGGCGGGCAGCCCGGCGAGCGTCGCGGTCCGGAGTCGATGGCGCTGGCCGCCGACCTGCTGCGTCGCAACGCCGTCGTGATCAAGGTCCAGACGTTCCCCTACGAGCGCGCCGCCGAGGCGTACGCGACGAGCACCTCCGGCCACGTGCGCGGCAAGCTCGTGCTGCTGCCGTGA
- the hemW gene encoding radical SAM family heme chaperone HemW, with protein MPSALPLGDPAPADGHLPAEVRGAVGQTPLAVYLHVPFCTTRCGYCDFNTYTAPELGPDPGASRAGYVERAIGELDLAREVLGPDAPPVSTVFVGGGTPTLLPPADLGRFLAAVEERFGLADDAEVTTESNPDSVDAAGLAQLREAGFTRVSFGMQSAVPHVLATLDRVHTPGRAARAVADAWAAGFDHVSLDLIYGTPGESAQDWSTSLDAALAAGPDHVSAYSLIVEEGTRLATRVRRGELPMPDDDALADAYLAADDRLSAAGLTAYEVSNWARDDAARCRHNLAYWRGHDWWGVGPGAHSHVAGLRWWNVKHPAAYAARLAAGESPAAGRELLDADQRRVERVLLELRLAEGLEEDVLTANERRRLPDLVRRGLLEPADTSPSGRAVLTRSGRLLADGVVRDLLD; from the coding sequence GTGCCGTCCGCGCTGCCGCTCGGCGACCCCGCCCCCGCCGACGGGCACCTGCCCGCCGAGGTCCGCGGGGCCGTCGGCCAGACGCCCCTCGCCGTCTACCTGCACGTGCCCTTCTGCACGACGCGGTGCGGCTACTGCGACTTCAACACCTACACCGCACCCGAGCTCGGGCCCGACCCGGGCGCGAGCCGCGCCGGCTACGTCGAGCGTGCGATCGGCGAGCTCGACCTCGCCCGTGAGGTGCTGGGCCCCGACGCGCCGCCGGTGTCGACCGTGTTCGTCGGCGGGGGCACGCCGACGCTGCTGCCGCCGGCCGACCTCGGACGGTTCCTCGCCGCGGTCGAGGAGCGCTTCGGCCTGGCCGACGACGCCGAGGTGACCACCGAGTCCAACCCGGACTCCGTCGACGCCGCGGGGCTGGCGCAGCTGCGGGAGGCCGGCTTCACGCGCGTGTCCTTCGGCATGCAGTCGGCGGTGCCGCACGTGCTGGCCACGCTCGACCGCGTCCACACGCCCGGCCGGGCCGCGCGTGCGGTCGCCGACGCCTGGGCCGCGGGCTTCGACCACGTCAGCCTCGACCTGATCTACGGCACCCCGGGGGAGTCGGCGCAGGACTGGTCGACGAGCCTGGACGCCGCGCTCGCGGCGGGCCCGGACCACGTCAGCGCCTACTCGCTGATCGTCGAGGAGGGCACCCGGCTGGCCACCCGCGTACGCCGCGGCGAGCTGCCGATGCCCGACGACGACGCGCTGGCCGACGCCTACCTCGCCGCCGACGACCGGCTGTCCGCGGCGGGCCTGACCGCGTACGAGGTGAGCAACTGGGCCCGCGACGACGCGGCGCGCTGCCGTCACAACCTCGCCTACTGGCGCGGCCACGACTGGTGGGGCGTCGGGCCCGGCGCCCACAGCCACGTCGCCGGGCTGCGCTGGTGGAACGTCAAGCACCCCGCCGCCTACGCTGCCCGCCTGGCCGCCGGCGAGTCGCCCGCCGCCGGCCGCGAGCTGCTCGACGCCGACCAGCGCCGGGTCGAACGGGTGCTCCTCGAGCTCCGGCTCGCCGAGGGGCTCGAGGAGGACGTCCTGACGGCGAACGAGCGCCGGCGCCTGCCCGACCTGGTCCGCCGCGGCCTGCTCGAGCCCGCGGATACGTCGCCGTCCGGCCGCGCGGTCCTCACCCGGTCCGGCCGGCTCCTCGCCGACGGCGTGGTCCGCGACCTGCTCGACTGA
- a CDS encoding cation diffusion facilitator family transporter has translation MPPAEPATDPGDLTSLTPASSRETKDGKSKGGSLFTVILAFAANLVIAVAKTIAAVLTGSASMLAEAAHSWADTGNEIFLLIAERRSGRTRDEQHPLGYGREAYVWSMFAAFGLFSAGAIVSISHGISELRDPEPGGDYVVAYVVLGISFLLEGTSFLQALRQSRKDAKAFGRTTLGFVLNTSNPTLRAVFAEDSAALVGILIAGAGIVLHEVTGNAVYDAAGSIGVGLLLGAVAVVLIDRNRRFLIGEAVPADARARVLAFILAQPEVARVTYLHLEFVGPSRLYLVAAIDITGEASETTVAYRLREVERELEVEDVVEEAVLTLSTPEERSLTA, from the coding sequence GTGCCCCCTGCCGAGCCCGCGACCGACCCGGGCGACCTCACCTCGCTCACGCCTGCCTCCTCCCGCGAGACCAAGGACGGCAAGAGCAAGGGCGGCAGCCTCTTCACCGTCATCCTGGCGTTCGCGGCCAACCTGGTCATCGCCGTGGCGAAGACGATCGCCGCCGTGCTCACCGGCTCGGCCTCGATGCTCGCCGAGGCCGCGCACTCGTGGGCCGACACCGGCAACGAGATCTTCCTGCTCATCGCCGAGCGGCGCTCGGGCCGGACCCGCGACGAGCAGCACCCGCTCGGCTACGGCCGGGAGGCGTACGTCTGGTCGATGTTCGCGGCCTTCGGGCTCTTCAGCGCCGGGGCGATCGTGTCGATCAGCCACGGCATCAGCGAGCTGCGCGACCCCGAGCCGGGCGGGGACTACGTGGTCGCCTACGTCGTGCTGGGGATCTCGTTCCTGCTCGAGGGCACGAGCTTCCTGCAGGCGCTTCGCCAGTCACGCAAGGACGCGAAGGCCTTCGGCCGCACCACGCTCGGCTTCGTCCTCAACACCTCCAACCCGACGCTGCGGGCGGTCTTCGCCGAGGACTCCGCGGCACTCGTCGGCATCCTCATCGCCGGGGCCGGGATCGTCCTGCACGAGGTCACCGGCAACGCGGTCTACGACGCCGCCGGCTCGATCGGGGTGGGCCTGCTGCTCGGGGCCGTGGCGGTCGTGCTCATCGACCGCAACCGCCGCTTCCTGATCGGCGAGGCGGTGCCCGCCGATGCCCGGGCGCGCGTCCTGGCCTTCATCCTGGCCCAGCCCGAGGTCGCCCGCGTCACCTACCTGCACCTGGAGTTCGTCGGGCCGTCGCGGCTCTACCTCGTCGCGGCGATCGACATCACCGGCGAGGCGAGCGAGACCACGGTCGCCTACCGGCTGCGCGAGGTGGAGCGCGAGCTCGAGGTCGAGGACGTCGTGGAGGAGGCGGTGCTCACGCTGAGCACGCCCGAGGAGCGCTCGCTCACGGCCTGA
- a CDS encoding aldo/keto reductase encodes MEERILGRTERPVSVVGLGTWQLGADWGDVEESDALAVLDAAVEAGVTVFDTADVYGDGRSESLIGRYVADHDDIDLTVATKMGRRLDQVPENYVLDNFRGWVDRSRRNLGVDQLDLVQLHCPPTAVFSSDEVYDALDTLVEEGAIAAYGVSVETCDEALTAISRRGTATVQIILNVFRRKPLDFVLPAAAEAGVGIIARVPLASGLLSGRYDESTRFAADDHRTYNRHGEAFDAGETFSGVDYATGVRAAQEFSRLVADLPFEATPAQAALAWVVQQAGVTTVIPGARSPEQARANAAAGELPPLGDDFLAAVADLYDRDLREAVHPRW; translated from the coding sequence ATGGAAGAGCGCATCCTCGGTCGAACCGAACGTCCCGTGTCCGTCGTCGGCCTGGGCACCTGGCAGCTCGGCGCCGACTGGGGCGACGTCGAGGAGTCCGACGCCCTCGCGGTGCTCGACGCGGCCGTCGAGGCCGGGGTCACCGTCTTCGACACCGCCGACGTCTACGGCGACGGCCGCAGCGAGAGCCTGATCGGGCGCTACGTCGCCGATCACGACGACATCGACCTGACGGTGGCGACCAAGATGGGACGCCGCCTCGACCAGGTGCCCGAGAACTACGTCCTCGACAACTTCCGCGGCTGGGTCGACCGCTCGCGGCGCAACCTCGGCGTCGACCAGCTCGACCTCGTCCAGCTGCACTGCCCGCCCACCGCGGTCTTCTCCTCCGACGAGGTCTACGACGCGCTCGACACCCTCGTCGAGGAGGGCGCGATCGCCGCGTACGGCGTCAGCGTCGAGACCTGCGACGAGGCGCTCACGGCGATCAGCCGCCGGGGGACCGCGACGGTGCAGATCATCCTCAACGTGTTCCGCCGCAAGCCGCTCGACTTCGTGCTGCCCGCCGCGGCCGAGGCCGGGGTCGGGATCATCGCCCGCGTGCCCCTGGCCAGCGGCCTGCTGAGCGGCCGCTACGACGAGTCGACGAGGTTCGCCGCGGACGACCACCGCACGTACAACCGCCACGGCGAGGCCTTCGACGCCGGCGAGACGTTCTCCGGGGTGGACTACGCCACCGGCGTCCGCGCCGCGCAGGAGTTCTCCCGCCTGGTGGCCGACCTGCCGTTCGAGGCGACGCCCGCGCAGGCCGCGCTGGCCTGGGTCGTCCAGCAGGCCGGCGTCACCACCGTCATCCCGGGCGCCCGTTCGCCCGAGCAGGCCCGGGCGAACGCCGCCGCGGGAGAGCTGCCGCCCCTGGGGGACGACTTCCTCGCGGCCGTCGCCGACCTGTACGACCGCGACCTTCGGGAGGCCGTGCACCCGCGCTGGTGA
- a CDS encoding serine hydrolase domain-containing protein, translated as MRDDDLALPTAKPSEVGVDAAGVTAFLDTLAAAPDQELHSLALLRHGRVYAQGWWAPYTPDDKTLLYSLSKSFTSTALGFAVAEGRLELTDRLVDRIAPRGEVGPRTAALTLRDLAAMATGHHEDTLERAYAADPHDTVQGFLTLEPESDPGSVFCYNNGATHALAAVVQEVSGETLTDYLRPRLFEPLGVEPGTWDQHPAGREIGFSGLHLTTEALARFGQLYLSGGTYAGRQVLPEGWAALATSLHTPNPAEPNPDWRQGYGFQFWRGRHGTVRGDGAYGQFVVLLPEQDAVLVTTGATANMQGVLDAAWAHLLPAFDAAGSAEADAALADRLIDQTIRTDRPDPLGDVAVPPVGADGRGLAVAGVDETTDGWVLRLVENGDELVVPVARDGWLRSDLTVRDGRGALVASRAEVDADGLAVDVVLVETPHRLRVRITSGTSTLTWHTAPLGFPSIAQLATPR; from the coding sequence GTGAGAGACGACGACCTCGCCCTGCCCACCGCCAAGCCGAGCGAGGTGGGGGTGGACGCGGCCGGCGTCACGGCCTTCCTCGACACCCTCGCGGCCGCGCCGGACCAGGAGCTGCACAGCCTGGCCCTCCTGCGGCACGGGCGCGTGTACGCCCAGGGCTGGTGGGCGCCGTACACCCCGGACGACAAGACCCTGCTCTACTCGCTGAGCAAGAGCTTCACCTCGACCGCGCTGGGCTTCGCCGTGGCCGAGGGCCGCCTGGAGCTCACCGACCGCCTGGTCGACCGCATCGCCCCGCGCGGGGAGGTCGGCCCGCGCACCGCGGCCCTCACCCTGCGCGACCTCGCGGCCATGGCCACCGGGCACCACGAGGACACCCTCGAGCGCGCGTACGCAGCCGACCCCCACGACACCGTCCAGGGCTTCCTCACCCTCGAGCCGGAGTCCGACCCGGGCAGCGTCTTCTGCTACAACAACGGCGCCACGCACGCCCTGGCTGCCGTCGTGCAGGAGGTCAGCGGCGAGACGCTCACCGACTACCTCCGCCCGCGGCTGTTCGAGCCGCTCGGCGTCGAGCCCGGCACGTGGGACCAGCACCCGGCGGGGCGCGAGATCGGGTTCAGCGGGCTGCACCTGACCACGGAGGCCCTCGCGCGCTTCGGCCAGCTCTACCTCTCCGGCGGCACGTACGCGGGCCGCCAGGTCCTGCCGGAGGGCTGGGCCGCGCTCGCGACGAGCCTGCACACCCCCAACCCCGCCGAGCCGAACCCCGACTGGCGGCAGGGCTACGGCTTCCAGTTCTGGCGCGGCCGGCACGGCACCGTCCGCGGCGACGGGGCGTACGGGCAGTTCGTCGTGCTGCTGCCCGAGCAGGACGCCGTGCTGGTCACGACCGGTGCGACCGCGAACATGCAGGGCGTCCTGGACGCCGCGTGGGCGCACCTGCTGCCCGCCTTCGACGCCGCCGGCTCGGCCGAGGCCGACGCGGCCCTGGCTGACCGGCTCATCGACCAGACGATCCGCACCGACCGGCCCGACCCGCTGGGCGACGTGGCCGTGCCGCCGGTCGGCGCCGACGGGCGCGGCCTGGCCGTGGCCGGGGTCGACGAGACCACCGACGGCTGGGTCCTGCGCCTCGTCGAGAACGGCGACGAGCTGGTCGTGCCGGTCGCCCGCGACGGCTGGCTGCGCTCCGACCTGACCGTGCGCGACGGCCGGGGCGCGCTGGTCGCCAGCCGGGCAGAGGTCGACGCCGACGGCCTCGCCGTCGACGTCGTCCTCGTCGAGACGCCCCACCGGCTGCGGGTGCGGATCACGTCCGGCACCTCGACGCTCACCTGGCACACGGCTCCCCTGGGCTTCCCGTCGATCGCCCAGCTGGCCACTCCCCGCTAG
- a CDS encoding FMN-dependent NADH-azoreductase: MTLFRLDSSFRVEGSHSRAVADVVEAAWTEANPGERVLRRHVGTDVIPATAWGDAVTAGFVGEDQRTPAQAEAVALAATLVDELVEADALLFAVPLFNFGVSQHFKAWVDLVITDPRMGPGTTTLAGKPAELVVVRGGNYRAGTPREGWDHATPWMRRILADVWGLDLTVTEADFTLVGVNPALDQFKEMAAELRAETETVAREHGSNLGRARRDVAA; encoded by the coding sequence ATGACTCTCTTCCGACTGGACTCGAGCTTCCGGGTGGAGGGCTCGCACAGCCGCGCGGTGGCCGACGTCGTCGAGGCCGCGTGGACCGAGGCCAACCCGGGCGAGCGCGTCCTGCGTCGTCACGTGGGCACCGACGTGATCCCGGCGACGGCCTGGGGCGACGCCGTCACCGCCGGGTTCGTCGGCGAGGACCAGCGCACCCCGGCTCAGGCGGAGGCCGTGGCCCTGGCCGCGACCCTCGTCGACGAGCTGGTCGAGGCCGACGCGCTGCTGTTCGCCGTCCCGCTGTTCAACTTCGGCGTCTCCCAGCACTTCAAGGCCTGGGTGGACCTGGTCATCACCGACCCGCGCATGGGTCCCGGCACGACGACCCTCGCCGGCAAGCCGGCCGAGCTCGTGGTCGTGCGCGGCGGCAACTACCGCGCGGGCACCCCGCGCGAGGGCTGGGACCACGCGACCCCGTGGATGCGCCGCATCCTCGCCGACGTCTGGGGCCTGGACCTCACCGTGACGGAGGCGGACTTCACGCTCGTCGGGGTCAACCCCGCCCTCGACCAGTTCAAGGAGATGGCCGCCGAGCTGCGCGCCGAGACCGAGACGGTCGCGCGCGAGCACGGCTCCAACCTCGGGCGCGCCCGCCGCGACGTCGCCGCCTGA
- a CDS encoding winged helix-turn-helix transcriptional regulator, whose amino-acid sequence MTQTVDPASGSTTGEAGACAAVASACAEAAPTIVRCDAALTHVFEILGKRWNGVIVGALSTGPASFSQLARGVIGISDSVLSDRLSGLAGAGIVTRVVESGPPVSVSYELTDAGRALLPAMDELRRWAEHHLV is encoded by the coding sequence ATGACGCAGACGGTGGACCCCGCGAGCGGCTCGACGACGGGCGAGGCGGGTGCGTGCGCGGCCGTGGCGTCGGCCTGCGCGGAGGCGGCCCCGACGATCGTCCGCTGCGACGCGGCCCTGACCCACGTCTTCGAGATCCTCGGCAAGCGCTGGAACGGCGTGATCGTGGGGGCGCTGTCGACCGGGCCCGCGTCCTTCTCCCAGCTCGCCCGCGGGGTGATTGGCATCAGCGACTCCGTGCTCTCCGACCGGCTGTCCGGCCTGGCCGGCGCCGGGATCGTCACCCGGGTCGTCGAGAGCGGTCCACCGGTGTCGGTGTCCTACGAGCTCACCGACGCGGGACGCGCCCTGCTGCCCGCGATGGACGAGCTCCGGCGCTGGGCCGAGCACCACCTCGTCTGA
- a CDS encoding acyltransferase has protein sequence MRAPGLDPAVFVHPQGVCESADVGVGTRVWAFAHVLDGARVGAGCNVCDGAFVEGGAVLGDRVTVKNQVMVFAGVTVADDVFLGPGVTFTNDLNPRAHVRHSVDELVPTWVDEGATLGARVTVVCGVTIGANAFVGAGAVVTRDVPAYAFVVGNPARQIGWACRCGRRLDPDLRCSCGRAWALDGDGLVESGALSCT, from the coding sequence ATGCGCGCACCAGGGCTCGACCCTGCCGTCTTCGTGCACCCGCAAGGGGTGTGCGAGTCGGCGGACGTCGGCGTCGGCACGAGGGTCTGGGCCTTCGCCCACGTCCTCGACGGCGCGCGCGTCGGCGCCGGCTGCAACGTCTGCGACGGCGCGTTCGTCGAGGGCGGTGCCGTCCTCGGGGACCGCGTCACGGTCAAGAACCAGGTGATGGTCTTCGCCGGGGTGACGGTGGCCGACGACGTCTTCCTCGGCCCGGGCGTCACCTTCACCAACGACCTCAACCCGCGCGCGCACGTGCGCCACTCGGTCGACGAGCTCGTGCCGACCTGGGTCGACGAGGGCGCCACCCTGGGCGCCCGCGTCACGGTCGTCTGCGGGGTCACCATCGGCGCGAACGCCTTCGTCGGTGCGGGTGCCGTGGTCACGCGCGACGTGCCCGCGTACGCCTTCGTCGTCGGCAACCCGGCCCGCCAGATCGGCTGGGCCTGCCGCTGCGGGCGCCGTCTGGACCCCGACCTGCGCTGCTCCTGCGGCCGGGCGTGGGCGCTCGACGGCGACGGCCTCGTCGAGAGCGGAGCGCTGTCGTGTACGTGA
- a CDS encoding MFS transporter: MYVTLRGAAPTSTTPAESPASAAGVAPAPGPEAAARAGRAGRRVPGVVLALGFTSLFTDISSEAVTAILPLYVTAVLGLGPAAYGFVDGVYQGAASLVRVLGGWWADRSGRPKLVAVLGYGISAASRVLLLPVTGVAALTGVVALDRVGKGLRTGPRDAMIAAASTPERLGRNFGVHRALDTAGAVAGPLLAFGVLSAVPAGLAGYRAVFVLSVAAAVAGLAVLLLAVPRRVGDPATGGVAVGEVGGPGAGDVPARWRWRDLADRRLRSLLVASALLGLLTVGDGFLYLVLADAGGIGLTWFPLLMVGTNAAYFVLAVPVGRLADRVGRARVLVGGHVVLVVAYVVAATTGSHLVGVVGVLLLLGCFYAATDGVVSALASQAVPAASRATGIASVQTAVGLSRFASSVCFGLLWQLTSRSVALLAVGLALAVAVPVAARLLRGVARPVVEVAP; this comes from the coding sequence GTGTACGTGACGCTGCGCGGCGCCGCGCCCACGAGCACCACGCCCGCGGAGAGCCCCGCCTCGGCCGCGGGCGTGGCCCCGGCGCCGGGTCCGGAGGCAGCTGCGCGGGCCGGGCGCGCCGGTCGCCGGGTCCCCGGGGTCGTGCTCGCCCTCGGCTTCACCAGCCTCTTCACCGACATCTCCTCGGAGGCGGTCACGGCGATCCTGCCGCTGTACGTGACCGCCGTGCTCGGCCTCGGGCCCGCGGCGTACGGCTTCGTCGACGGCGTCTACCAGGGGGCCGCCTCGCTGGTCCGAGTCCTCGGCGGCTGGTGGGCCGACCGCAGCGGGCGGCCCAAGCTGGTCGCCGTCCTCGGCTACGGCATCTCCGCGGCGTCGCGGGTGCTCCTGCTGCCGGTCACCGGGGTAGCCGCGCTGACCGGTGTCGTCGCCCTCGACCGGGTCGGGAAAGGCCTGCGCACCGGTCCGCGCGACGCGATGATCGCGGCGGCGAGCACGCCGGAGCGGCTCGGGCGCAACTTCGGCGTGCACCGCGCGCTCGACACCGCCGGTGCCGTCGCCGGTCCGCTGCTCGCCTTCGGGGTCCTGTCGGCCGTCCCCGCCGGGCTCGCCGGCTACCGGGCCGTCTTCGTGCTCAGCGTCGCGGCCGCGGTCGCGGGGCTGGCGGTGCTGCTGCTCGCCGTCCCGCGCCGGGTGGGGGACCCGGCGACGGGCGGCGTCGCGGTGGGTGAGGTCGGCGGGCCGGGCGCCGGGGACGTCCCGGCCCGCTGGCGCTGGCGCGACCTCGCCGACCGCCGGCTGCGGTCCCTGCTGGTCGCCTCCGCGCTGCTCGGCCTGCTCACGGTCGGCGACGGCTTCCTCTACCTGGTGCTGGCCGACGCCGGCGGCATCGGGCTCACCTGGTTCCCGCTGCTGATGGTCGGCACCAACGCGGCCTACTTCGTCCTCGCCGTGCCCGTGGGGCGGCTCGCCGACCGCGTCGGCCGCGCCCGGGTGCTCGTCGGCGGCCACGTCGTCCTCGTCGTGGCGTACGTCGTCGCCGCGACCACCGGCTCCCACCTCGTCGGCGTCGTCGGCGTCCTGCTGCTGCTCGGCTGCTTCTACGCCGCGACCGACGGCGTCGTCAGCGCCCTGGCCAGCCAGGCGGTGCCGGCCGCGAGCCGTGCGACGGGGATCGCCTCGGTCCAGACCGCGGTGGGGCTCAGCCGCTTCGCCTCCTCGGTCTGCTTCGGCCTGCTCTGGCAGCTCACGAGCCGTTCCGTCGCGCTGCTCGCCGTCGGCCTCGCGCTCGCGGTCGCCGTCCCCGTCGCCGCCCGGCTGCTGCGCGGCGTCGCCCGGCCGGTGGTGGAGGTCGCGCCGTGA
- a CDS encoding TolB-like translocation protein codes for MTRGRLLVLGGVVAACVALVVVYVLQVRHAGQVSAATAPPVATVPMGGVLAVPHVVFRSTTLGADYGRLAAVPLSDPSGPRALGGVSCERVYATASSGVCVTASGGMAPTYAVSTLDAGLAPTASAALAGLPSRARMSSDGRLVATTTFISGHSYASASFSTATVIRDGGRALPNLETWTTFLPDGQRLVAADRNYWGVTFAADDDTFYATAASGGTTWLVRGSIRARTMRALRTDAECPSLSPDGRHVAYKKRLGNPTPGVWRLATLDLASGAETLLAETRDVDDQMEWFDDASVLYALPRTGTEATTSDVWRVPSDGTGQPAVLVPNASSPAVVAAPAAGPTPAAVQTPEPRTTS; via the coding sequence GTGACCCGGGGCCGGCTGCTCGTGCTCGGAGGTGTCGTCGCGGCCTGCGTGGCGCTCGTCGTCGTCTACGTCCTCCAGGTCCGCCACGCCGGGCAGGTCAGCGCGGCGACAGCGCCGCCGGTCGCCACGGTGCCGATGGGCGGGGTGCTGGCCGTGCCGCACGTCGTGTTCCGCAGCACGACCCTGGGGGCCGACTACGGCCGGCTCGCCGCCGTCCCGCTGTCCGACCCGTCGGGTCCTCGGGCGCTCGGCGGCGTCAGCTGCGAGCGGGTCTACGCGACCGCCTCGAGCGGGGTGTGCGTGACGGCCTCCGGCGGCATGGCCCCCACGTACGCGGTCTCGACCCTCGACGCCGGCCTGGCCCCGACCGCCTCCGCCGCCCTGGCGGGGCTGCCGAGCCGGGCGCGGATGTCGAGCGACGGGCGGCTCGTCGCGACGACCACCTTCATCAGCGGCCACTCCTACGCCTCCGCCTCCTTCTCCACCGCGACCGTCATCCGTGACGGCGGTCGGGCGCTGCCCAACCTCGAGACCTGGACGACCTTCCTGCCCGACGGCCAGCGCCTGGTGGCCGCCGACCGCAACTACTGGGGCGTCACCTTCGCCGCCGACGACGACACCTTCTACGCGACGGCGGCCTCGGGCGGCACGACCTGGCTGGTGCGCGGCAGCATCCGGGCGCGGACGATGCGCGCCCTGCGCACCGACGCCGAGTGCCCCTCGCTCTCGCCCGACGGGCGCCACGTCGCGTACAAGAAGCGGCTCGGCAACCCGACGCCAGGCGTCTGGCGCCTCGCCACCCTCGACCTCGCCAGCGGCGCGGAGACGCTGCTCGCCGAGACCCGTGACGTCGACGACCAGATGGAGTGGTTCGACGACGCCTCTGTCCTCTACGCCCTGCCCCGCACCGGCACGGAGGCCACGACCTCCGACGTCTGGCGCGTCCCCTCCGACGGGACCGGCCAGCCGGCCGTGCTCGTCCCGAACGCCTCCTCACCCGCGGTCGTGGCCGCACCCGCCGCCGGCCCCACGCCCGCGGCGGTTCAGACCCCCGAACCCCGCACCACCTCCTAA